AACGTACGGCATCGTCGACGGCTTGGTTAAGTCTTTAGGGAGGGCTCCATGCGTGCTAATGCTCGACGCGCATCTAGACTTCAGGGCTGACTACCTGGGCTTCAGGTACAGCCACGCCTGCGTGACGAGAAGGGTCAGCGAGCTCGTGGGGGCTGGCAACGTGATGGTGGTTGGTTTCAGGGCGGTCGACGCTAAGGAGCTCAGGGAGGCCAGGGAGGCCAGGCTCAACATGCTCAACGCATACGAGTTGATGAGAATGACCTTGAGGGAGGTCAGCGGCAGGGTGGGTGATTTCCTGAGCGCCTGCAGTAATTTCTACATCTCGCTTGACGCGGACGTGATGGATCCCGCCTACGCACCGGGTGTGGCGACGCCCGAGCCTGAGGGCCTCCAGCCGACGTTCGTCATGGATTTGCTGACCCGCGTGGCGGACGAGAGGCTTGCGGCGTTCGACGTGGTGGAGGTGAATCCCCTGGTGGACACGGGGAACGTCACATCGTTTCTAGCGTCGAAGATACTCATAGAGCTCTTCACGAAACTTACGGTGATGGGTAAATGACTGCTGAGCCGCCTCAGGCGTGGGTCAGGTCTGATGCGTCAGCTGCGCAGGTGGCAGAACACTTTGTGGGTGGCGCTCACCCTCACCTCAGGGGGTTCGTCCCTCCTGCACACCTCCTTGACGTAAGGGCATCTGGTGTGGAGCCTGCACCCCTTCGGAATGCTTAACGGGCTCGGCGGCTCGCCGGAGAACCTGACCCGCGCGTCACCGCTCCTGCCGAGGATCTTAAGATATAGTGAGGGCAGTGATGAGAGCAGGTACTGCGTGTACGGGTGTGCCGGGCTCTCGACAAGCTCTTCAGACCTGGCCTCCTCAACCACCCTGCCAAGGTACATAACGAGGACTCTGTCGCTGACGCGCACGGCCGCAGGCAGGTCGTGGCTTATGAAGAGCATTGAGAAGCCGTACTGTCTCTGAAGCCTCTTCACTAGGTTGAGGATGTTATTCTTGACGGTCGCGTCTAAAGCGGAGACCATCTCGTCAGCCACTACGAACTTAGGCCTTACTGAGAGCGCTCTGGCTATTGCCACCCTCTGCTTCATGCCGCCGCTGAGCTGGTGTGGGTAGTAGTCGGCGCAGTCCCTGCCTAACCCAACGTCTTCAAGAAGCTCGGCGACCAAGGTGTCGGGGTGGTGATGGTCACGCCCCCCCGCCCGCAACGCCTCAATCAGTATGTCCCTGACACGCATTCTAGGATTCAGCGAGGTGTCCGGGTTCTGGAAGATCATCTGAACCCTAACCCTATTGCTCCTCAAGTACCTGGCCAGCTCCTCGCCTTCGATGAATACCTTGCCTGCGTCAGGCGCCTCAACCCCCGTCAGGAGCCTCCCCAGAGTTGTCTTCCCGGAGCCGCTCTCACCGAGTAGCCCGACGATCTCGTCGTTGTCGACGCTCATGCTGACCCCGTCCACAGCCCTTAACAACAGGTTTCTCCGGAATCCGGAGGCAATTCTGTAGTGCTTCCTCAGGTCCACGGCCTTCAGTAGTGTGTGGCCGTCACTCATACGCTGCCCACCACCTAGTAGAGGTTGCACGCAACCAGCCTCCCTCCGACTAAACGCTGTCTCGGCATCTCGCCGCTGCACACCCCCTCGGAGGCGTGCTCGCATTTAACGCTGAATGGGCATGCTCCAGCGTCTTTAAACCCGTTGCGTGCGTTGTTGGCCGGCCGGCCCAGCCCTTCCTTAAGCCCGTTGGTGAGGGAGTTCATCAAGTACTTGGTGTACGGATGTAGTGGCTCCCTAAGCACGCCCTCAGAGCTGCCGAACTCGGCGACCATGCCGCCGTACATTACCAAGACCTTCTCGGATATGTCGTACGCCACGCCGATGTCGTGCGTTATCAGTATTAAGGCGGTTCTGTGCTCCGTGCTCAGCTCCTTAAGTAGGTCCAATATCTGCGCTTGGATCGAGACGTCGAGAGCTGAAGTCGGCTCGTCGGCTATCAGGAGTTTAGGCCTCAGCGCTACCGCAATAGCCACCGCGACCCTCTGCTTCATGCCGCCGCTGAGCTGGTGTGGGTAGCTTCTGTACCTCCTCTCGGCCTCCGGGATCCCAACCCGTTCCAGCAGCCTCACGGCCTCCTCGAAGGCCTCCCCCCTGCTGTAGCCGTGGGCCCTTAAAGCCTCAGCGATCTGCTCGCCGACGG
This window of the Zestosphaera sp. genome carries:
- the speB gene encoding agmatinase — its product is MLELYLVANPHVFLGINGNRGRTKLSFVGVPFDSTNSFRSGSRLAPLTVRLASQSLETYSFRSGFALEENPPVDEGDIAVVHGSAEATLKNISAVSEELLKSRKAGFVGGDHTVTYGIVDGLVKSLGRAPCVLMLDAHLDFRADYLGFRYSHACVTRRVSELVGAGNVMVVGFRAVDAKELREAREARLNMLNAYELMRMTLREVSGRVGDFLSACSNFYISLDADVMDPAYAPGVATPEPEGLQPTFVMDLLTRVADERLAAFDVVEVNPLVDTGNVTSFLASKILIELFTKLTVMGK
- a CDS encoding ABC transporter ATP-binding protein, yielding MSDGHTLLKAVDLRKHYRIASGFRRNLLLRAVDGVSMSVDNDEIVGLLGESGSGKTTLGRLLTGVEAPDAGKVFIEGEELARYLRSNRVRVQMIFQNPDTSLNPRMRVRDILIEALRAGGRDHHHPDTLVAELLEDVGLGRDCADYYPHQLSGGMKQRVAIARALSVRPKFVVADEMVSALDATVKNNILNLVKRLQRQYGFSMLFISHDLPAAVRVSDRVLVMYLGRVVEEARSEELVESPAHPYTQYLLSSLPSLYLKILGRSGDARVRFSGEPPSPLSIPKGCRLHTRCPYVKEVCRRDEPPEVRVSATHKVFCHLRS
- a CDS encoding ABC transporter ATP-binding protein; amino-acid sequence: MTLLKVRNLHASYTLGRSRIKVLNDVTFEVGESERVAVVGESGSGKSTLALIMARLNDDNLIVEGGEVRYRGLNILDLNEGELARLRGREIGVVLQNPSTSLNPLYPVGEQIAEALRAHGYSRGEAFEEAVRLLERVGIPEAERRYRSYPHQLSGGMKQRVAVAIAVALRPKLLIADEPTSALDVSIQAQILDLLKELSTEHRTALILITHDIGVAYDISEKVLVMYGGMVAEFGSSEGVLREPLHPYTKYLMNSLTNGLKEGLGRPANNARNGFKDAGACPFSVKCEHASEGVCSGEMPRQRLVGGRLVACNLY